From Aegilops tauschii subsp. strangulata cultivar AL8/78 chromosome 5, Aet v6.0, whole genome shotgun sequence:
CCGATGAGGGCCACTGCGTGATGTACACCACTGACGGAACCCGGTTCGAGGTCCCTCTGGCGTACCTTGGGACGGCGGTCTTCGCCGAGCTCCTGAGGATGTCCGAGGAGGAGTTTGGCTTCGCGAGCAGCAGTGATGGAGGCAGGATTATGCTGCTTTGTGATGCCAGTGTGATGGAATATATCTTGTGCCTGGTCAGGAGAGAGGCCCCTGAGGAGGTCGAGAGGGCGTTCTTGAGCTCCATTGTTGGGCACTGCCACAACTACAATGCTAGCTGCATGGCACAATCAATGGGATTTGGCCATCAGTTTGCTCTTTGTACTCAGCTACTAGCTTAGCTTCTGAAATATTTTTTAATTAGGACTGATAGGAGCTTTGTAGAGAGCCTCATGTAAGATTCAATGATCACAGGAAATGATACAAAGAGACAAATTTTTTGGGAGAAATTGGATTGTCTGACACATCCTTGAACATAGTTCATATATACTAGTGAAGGAAGTAGAAAGAAACCATGGACTTAAAGTTTGTGGTCAAGTGGCTGAACTCGGTGATGGCGCTGCGAAGGGGTTGGGGATGAGAGGATTGATGGACAATGAACAAACTGCTGTTCCTTTACTAAAAAAAAGAACTGCTGTTCCTACCTCCAACTAGAAACCTCGGATTGAGACTGCGTGTCCCAGATGGAGGTGGGTTGAGCAGTTCATAAGTTCTGGTTAGAGGTAGTAATAGCAGCTTTCACCATGTCACTGCCGGAAGTGGCCAATTCCGGATCTCCATTCCTCATGTGCTGGAGACTGCTCTGCGTTGGCTTCACGGATTCTCGTCAGCTCACCACACTTTGGTGAAAAGCTAGCATCAGAGGGGACATGGCACATGATGGTCCAGGAGCCTTTCATAGGCAGATGCGGAGTTCACTTCATTGCTTTTGGGTGTGTCTTTGCACTTACAACTGCAGCTGTATGTTAGGTGTTTGTTAGTTTAACAGTGCTTTGATTGCTACAGATCTGGCAAGTTGCTGGGCAGCTCCATATCTCATTGTCCACCCACGGTCTGCATGGTTTCTAGCATAGCATGTGTCAGCCATTTTCCAGTATCTTCCTTGCATTTAGCTGGGCAGTTGAGGGTTTCTAGGTCACAGCCTTGAACCTATCCAAGGGCTTGTCATTAGTTCCATGTTGGTGTTTCTTTTGGGAAAGTGAGCATCCTGATGAGGACATCCATGACACGAACATAGCATGAAAATTTATTTGCCAAGTACAAATCATGGTTAGCTTATACTGCATGACAGACCCGATTTCTGAACGCTAGTAGGTTTGCTGGTCCTGACTCGAGTATAATTCGATGAATTTGTCATCAGTTGAACAACTTGCAGTAGCCTTTGTCCAAAGGTCACCTCCCTAATCCATCTGCTAGGACTTACCTGCCCAACCTAAACTTTCTTTGTAATAACTTGTGTCTGAGGCCATTTAATTGCATTTTTTTGTCGACCCTTAATGCTTAGGTCCTAAAAAACAGTGATTAATCATTTATTTTTGAAACAAAGTATATGCATACATTGAAAGAGTAATTTCTCTAACTACTGTCCATCTTCCTTGATTGCTTCTATGCTAGAAAGATCAAAATGCTACACATAAACTGTTTTCCTTAGTCTATTTTCCTATATCTCTGCAGATGGTAATCAGGAGCAGCAGACACCGAAATGCTGGCCAACTCCCAAATGTTGGGCCACATGATAGTGGCATGGCATCGCCATGGTGTTGAGGAATGCGGCCTCCATGTCTGCGGAGGCGCTTCTCCTGAGCAAGCACATGGCATACTCCTGCGAAGCCGAACTCCTCCTGGGACATCCTCAAGAGCTCGCCGAAGATGGTCGTTTCAAGGAACACAATGGGTACCTCGAACCTTGCACCATCGGCAGCGTACACGACGCAGTGGCCCTTGCCGGCCACTGACGAGCATGACGTGCCGCACGACCTTCTGGTTTCTTCTGTGGACATTGATGGCGACCAGGTGAGCCTCTTCCTCCCGATAGCCGCCACCCTCTGCCACTTCTTGGCCAGCCGAGCGAGTGTCGTGGCACTCATCATGGTAGTTTCTTGTGTTTCTGGAACTGGAGAAATTCTTCTGCTAGTTGGAGGTTGGAATGCCTTTATCTGTGGATGAAGTGGTGGTGTTTGGTGGTCACTAGCCATGGATTTATAGCTCAAGAGTGAAGGAGTACCCACATATGGTGTAGTGTGTGATGGTTTGGCAGGAGACAATGCCTTGTGTATGGCACATGCGCTGTTGCAGTTTTGGAGGTGCCGTGATGTGATCTGGATCAGGTCTGCTGGGGCCAAGTGTTTGCCACTTGCTGGAGCTTGCGCTGGACGTCCCACTTGCACAGCCATGGTGATCGGTTTCCTGGGGAAATGGCACGAGCACGAGGACCCCATGGGGCTCTCTAGCCACAAGCACATTTCAGACTGAGCACATTCATCACATTTTCTGCAGCTACTTCCACCCAACGCCCTCACTGATAGCTACACACAACCTACACGCATATGCACTTCCCCGAGCCCTCTTTGTTGTACGTTCTACTATAAATCCATGGCCTGCTCAACACAGCTTCTTCATCTCATGTGCAAGCAACATCACAATCTACAACACACATTCAGACTTCCAGAGCCAAAGTGAAATTTAGCCAGCCATGATCCATCCAAAGAAGCTTGCTCAGCTGGCCAAGAAGTGCCAACGGATGTTGGCAGCCGGAGCCAGTGCCCGCTGTCAGCATGCCTCAGACACGGCCGATGATGAATGCTGCAGTACAGCATCATCTGTGGCTGCTGATGAGGGCCACTGCATGATGTACACCACCAATGGAGCACGGTTCGAGGTCCCTCTGGCGTACCTCGGGACGACGGTGTTCGCTGAGCTCCTGAGGATGTCTGAGGAGGAGTTTGGCTTCGCGAGTGGCGGCGACGGAGGCAGGATCATGCTGCCCTGCGACGCCATGGTAATGGTGTACGTCTTGTGCCTGGTCAGGAGAGAGGCCTCCGAGGAGGTCGAGAAGGCATTCTTGAGCTCCATTGCTGGGCACTGTCACAACTACAATGCTAGTTGCATGGCCCCATCAATGGGAATCACCCATCAGTTTGCTCTTTGTACTTAGCtattccctccgtcccaaaataagtatctcaactttgtactaattttagtacaaagttgtactagagttgagacatttattttgggacagagggagtactagctTAGTTTCTGAAATACTGTTTTGGTTAGGATTGAGGAGATCTGTAGTCTGATATAAGATTCGATCATCACAGGAAATGACACAAAAGAGACAATTTTTCTGGGAAAAAATGGATTATTTGACACATCCTTTAACATTCTGCTCAAAGTTTGGAGGGTGAATTGTGGGTGCAGCGGCTAAAAGGAGGGGATGTGAATGATGGAACTCGGCAACAGCACCGGCGAAGGGGAGAGATGAACGATCAGTGAACTGCCTTTCCTACCTGTAGCGAGGACCATCGGATTGAGAATTTGACATTGTGTGAGCCGTTTATAAGATTTTCCAGAGAACGCGCTCCACATAGACCTGCCTCTACTGCCTCATAGATGGATGCTTCCACTG
This genomic window contains:
- the LOC109757025 gene encoding auxin-responsive protein SAUR36-like, coding for MIHPKKLAQLAKKCQRMLAAGASARCQHASDTADDECCSTASSVAADEGHCMMYTTNGARFEVPLAYLGTTVFAELLRMSEEEFGFASGGDGGRIMLPCDAMVMVYVLCLVRREASEEVEKAFLSSIAGHCHNYNASCMAPSMGITHQFALCT
- the LOC109757027 gene encoding auxin-responsive protein SAUR36-like, with product MADECCSTVSSVVADEGHCVMYTTDGTRFEVPLAYLGTAVFAELLRMSEEEFGFASSSDGGRIMLLCDASVMEYILCLVRREAPEEVERAFLSSIVGHCHNYNASCMAQSMGFGHQFALCTQLLA